DNA sequence from the Pichia kudriavzevii chromosome 4, complete sequence genome:
CTGCAGATGTAGTCTCTTTGAAGCCGTTTCTTGACTCTATGAATAGCGGAGGGATGCATTTTAACGAAATTAGGATGCATGTTTTAGAGTACTtgttcaattcaaaatatatCTGTTTTAATAACATGAGTAAAGCTTCTTTGAGGAACTTAAAATCCATAGTTGATTCTGTCAGTATTAACTATTTTAACCAAATGGAGAAATCAGTTAACATTGGAGAAACAATAGACTCACGCATGTTGAATATTGCAGTTTCGATATTTGAACTTCTAGTTGATTCCTTCTTGGAGCAATCGAAAGAgcaaaaattgaaaatcaCGAAGTCTTCCAACTTGCTACAAGATCCGTACAGTTCCGAAAATATCCTTATCAATAGAATAAACAAATGGAGCTCGATTATAGAAGACATGCTTATTACTGATCAAACAATAGGAAAATCTGAAGTATGGTGCAGATTCAAATGGTTTCAATTATTGTATTTGCAGAGCTGTCCTTCGCATATCAAAACGCAAATTTTGACCGATTTATTGACTGATTTAATTGACGTTATTAGATCCAACGAGTTGTACTTGCCGTATGTGAATTTTGAATTGGTGCCCGTATTAAGCTATGAAAGTATCAGTACACAGCACTCTAAGTTGAGCATCCTACAAATGTTTGATTCAAATGATAAATCCAATGAAATTCTTGAGAACATTCTGTTGGGCTTGCCAAATCCCACATTAAACGATGATCCAGCTAAAAgtcaacttgaaaaatttacTAAGCTAGCAAACTTACAAATGAAACTGAGGTTATGGTGTTTACTTTTGAGATTTTATAGAATTGAGAatcaaatagagaaataTAAATTAGCTTTTGAGAAAGTGCTAAATATTATGACAAATGAACTGCATCCAGACAGCTTGATAAAATTGTCACCGGAAGATCAAAATTTCACAATCCTTACTATAGttggattcttcaattatttttcaaccaaatttattgaatttgCAGATGAATGTAACTTCACGTGCTTTCAACCAACACATCGTCAATCCTCTTCAGCTGTGTTATCATTTATTGGCTCTTTAACTTATTGCTTATACTCTTTCTTAATGTATCAAAAATCAGTCCAGGTGTCTCGCAAATTAAGTCTGCATACAGTTTCTGTTAAATCCTATGAGATATTAATGAATGCAATCTCATGCTGTTTATTTCTTGCGTGTGCATATTATCCAAGTGCACTAACAAACCGAAATGAGGAATAcatcaatgattttatgAGCCTATGCCATGTTGAGCTAGGATTGAGGCACAAATGTATGACATTAAATGGCACATTCCTAAAATTCCTACAACTCAAGCTTTTAGACCTTGATATTAATATCTCTTGCACTGATTTCTTTCAGGTGATACATTGTAGGTTTGGAATGCCGGTGTCCCTGGATAAGTTTGATACGTTTGATCATAAGTGCAAACCAAAGAGTATGACTGTTGAAGATTCTGAGCAATTATCCCAATACATTTCTAAATATTGCTACAAAGGTAAGCATCCTGCTGTATCGCCACCAAAGAGTGATATCAAAAGtatcattgataaaatagTCCAAACTGTCGAACCTATCCAAGAAACCGATCCTGCTTCCGTACAAAACCgaaaaattttcaacaacttcttaAAGCATACTAGTATCGACATGGAATTTATTATAGCTTGTTTTCAAGGTGATTTTGaacttgatttcaaaactCCAGATGGTATCTTTGCCTCAGTTGCTAAAAACGGTATGTATTATCTTCAAGGCATTGTTGGGCTAAATCTTGTAAATTCCAGGAAAAGGAACGCTTATTTAAGATCTAGTGAACTTGAACTCATCCAAAAAACGCTAGAAAAAGATATACAATGTGGGTGCAACCGTTTTGAAACCTGGGTTGCATTGGGACAAATATATTCATATCTTGTGGAGTATGATTTGATTTGGACTGCAGATAAGCTCAATTCAATCGAACGTAAGCATCAAACAGCATTTACTCAGAAAAAAGCACTTTTGTGTTATTTCAATGCTATCAATACATTGAACAAATTACCAAACTCAGAACGATCTAAAGCTTCAGCTGTGCTCCCTGGGTTTTGGGAATCTTTAGGTAAAGAACTGTATGCAGCATGGAGAGAACCAATGAATAAACGAGCATTTCATGTCAAGCCAAAGGAGGATAAAAATGACCAGATTATTTATCTTGCGTCTAATGATATACCACATAATGCCATTTCTAAACTGTTAGACTTAGCATTTAAAAACGCCTATGAGCTTAATAGAAGTAGTTGGTTTGATCTGATGTACCTAGCAAAATCAGAACTAATGCTGCAATATGTTGATGTAAAGTCAAAATTGATAGTTGAAAGTTTGTTAAAAGCTTGCACTTTATCATTAGATCAAAGCAACAAGGAAGATCCGATTTTAGAACCACATTACTATCTTTTCACCATTGTAGGAAAATTGCTTAAGAGGGGAATTATTACAGAGGCAGATGCTATTCAGATTTATAAGGACGATGACCTATTTGTTTCGATATTTGAAGGAGAGGAATCAACGGATTTTCCAATTAtagcaaaaaaaatgcttgaaaaaatgattgattatgataaaaagaaatggcAGCATAAACCAGTTTACAAGTTGGCTAAATGGTACCATGACGTAGAACATAACAATTTGAAAGCAAAGGAAGAAATGCTCAAGCTTGTCAACCTCAAGGCCAACGTAAGAGCACTGAGTACTATATGGAAACCTAACAGTGAAAGGCCCGGAAAGCATTATATTTACAATTCCATATACACCCAATTTCTGGTTGATATTTTGTATGAACTAGGAGATATTTATTCGTTAAGCATCttggtgaaaaaaatgaggaGGGCAGGCTCGACTATGGTCAACCTTACTAAAACTTTTGATGCCATTACATTACGAACATGtagtttgttgaagaaaagcTTGAAAATAGAACCAGGATATTTAGACAATGTGATTTCTAAGATTAAATTTGCTGACTTTTTAAAATACTCCAATGAGTATATAGAAACTTTGAGAAATACCAACATTTTTGATGATAACATGCTGCTgcacttttattttctaaGCGAGACTCATAACTTCAGAAAATTGGCGACAGGTTTTGGTGCAACGGGAGTGATTGATGAATCTTTCCATAGTATATATATGTTGCTGTTCATGCCTTACTTAACAAAAAGGATTATCGCAGAAGAATTCAAAGGACTACCTGCAAAATATCTACTTGAAAAGTCAAAGAAATTCTCGGTAGATAAAATACTGAAACCAAAACAGTCGACTCCCGATGCAACGAATTTTCCAGAAGGTCCAGAAATTCAACTAGACCCTATAACAGGGTTACTCGTTCCTGTTACAGCTAAAGAACAaacagatgaagaaattccTCCATTGGAAGAGTTCTCCAAGGTTTACCAAGATATTATCCACCTACCTCTTCAGGATCAACTATCCATTATTTCTTATTTGTCGTTTTCATCACTTGGAAGTGACACTCCTGCCAAGGACAAAATTAAAGTTGCACGTAGGGATGTTACACCTTTTGCCACTAAAGTTGTCAATATAACGCAGtcttttgttgatgagTTGAAAGAACGAACTGAAGATGGTAAATCGATAAACTATGGGATTGAAGGGCCATTTACGGAGAAAGATTTAATGAATGTTAATGTAGGTGTGT
Encoded proteins:
- a CDS encoding uncharacterized protein (PKUD0D04790; similar to Saccharomyces cerevisiae YJR140C (HIR3); ancestral locus Anc_4.375); translated protein: MVNSTNNPTIDSLKYLCFRNRGMLRLRELIDNSIKTNNGNPSVHVGGDSHKEKVNDYGDDDVGISVYGEFLGAMNDLLNAVSFGTPDDKIIIILASLFEHFGYLRLSRLCYELKTFNDDILLINDAKLIDGYLKLLSNLNVHNRVYSKLKNKIERSLFWKNRNEFKSYDWDELLTLEAWENERCDALKEELVIEVDVNDGIVNIDHLLGEFVGCLPKPKGRGKCYDGYTLTGKTIDKVEFEFHFKNTEPIRSEDTNDSVEKPHSERKIEDLDLPEKNDAVLTASDSGNQVINDTVRFRVLRTKNEDDQNDQLKNSLERLNNFASVTLPSFLKTCNININFPSLVNLILYGDECGIDLMTRKFYSCIKSWDDDFTQCLSVTGDNKKKNNESVREILNINSSKVINHSKYTTADVVSLKPFLDSMNSGGMHFNEIRMHVLEYLFNSKYICFNNMSKASLRNLKSIVDSVSINYFNQMEKSVNIGETIDSRMLNIAVSIFELLVDSFLEQSKEQKLKITKSSNLLQDPYSSENILINRINKWSSIIEDMLITDQTIGKSEVWCRFKWFQLLYLQSCPSHIKTQILTDLLTDLIDVIRSNELYLPYVNFELVPVLSYESISTQHSKLSILQMFDSNDKSNEILENILLGLPNPTLNDDPAKSQLEKFTKLANLQMKLRLWCLLLRFYRIENQIEKYKLAFEKVLNIMTNELHPDSLIKLSPEDQNFTILTIVGFFNYFSTKFIEFADECNFTCFQPTHRQSSSAVLSFIGSLTYCLYSFLMYQKSVQVSRKLSLHTVSVKSYEILMNAISCCLFLACAYYPSALTNRNEEYINDFMSLCHVELGLRHKCMTLNGTFLKFLQLKLLDLDINISCTDFFQVIHCRFGMPVSLDKFDTFDHKCKPKSMTVEDSEQLSQYISKYCYKGKHPAVSPPKSDIKSIIDKIVQTVEPIQETDPASVQNRKIFNNFLKHTSIDMEFIIACFQGDFELDFKTPDGIFASVAKNGMYYLQGIVGLNLVNSRKRNAYLRSSELELIQKTLEKDIQCGCNRFETWVALGQIYSYLVEYDLIWTADKLNSIERKHQTAFTQKKALLCYFNAINTLNKLPNSERSKASAVLPGFWESLGKELYAAWREPMNKRAFHVKPKEDKNDQIIYLASNDIPHNAISKLLDLAFKNAYELNRSSWFDLMYLAKSELMLQYVDVKSKLIVESLLKACTLSLDQSNKEDPILEPHYYLFTIVGKLLKRGIITEADAIQIYKDDDLFVSIFEGEESTDFPIIAKKMLEKMIDYDKKKWQHKPVYKLAKWYHDVEHNNLKAKEEMLKLVNLKANVRALSTIWKPNSERPGKHYIYNSIYTQFLVDILYELGDIYSLSILVKKMRRAGSTMVNLTKTFDAITLRTCSLLKKSLKIEPGYLDNVISKIKFADFLKYSNEYIETLRNTNIFDDNMLLHFYFLSETHNFRKLATGFGATGVIDESFHSIYMLLFMPYLTKRIIAEEFKGLPAKYLLEKSKKFSVDKILKPKQSTPDATNFPEGPEIQLDPITGLLVPVTAKEQTDEEIPPLEEFSKVYQDIIHLPLQDQLSIISYLSFSSLGSDTPAKDKIKVARRDVTPFATKVVNITQSFVDELKERTEDGKSINYGIEGPFTEKDLMNVNVGVSVKTTKENKEDWEFNKLTSAHDRSFTAVELSNFNKILDTYGVTTLENPQTNSEVEVEKMRMEGMKQEEANQNGNVVSVYGSKSAQGLSNNSVNHEQESKDSLHKNNEISSLPDHEINDTPISTTPLFPSSAQESGVNTWSAQSGMDVNNPFHSPSKTNAIEGTLLAQNTSVQTTDDLPQSMSVTGNSNAPITKILPEHYNKNADPANNEECSKHCEETKNIITGSPGGSEKLTPSKPVQSKITSFFKLTPSRESDFSSMASDGGASPLKRKMLEENTSAAKRGRYYFDTDDISHSNAESSEHSMSSSPRRNSRRSVCNPTLFELGKDGVVKEQKDIKTERAKQLAEVITSGDEEENAEQSVIIID